A section of the Bacillus sp. HSf4 genome encodes:
- the ytaF gene encoding sporulation membrane protein YtaF, which produces MIFASFLLLAFAVSLDSFSVGLTYGLRKLKIPFKAILIIAFCSGAVMLTAMMIGSLLEKFLPVVVTERLGAVILMGIGAWVLYQFFRPEKEQEVAISKKTLLNLELKSLGIVIHILRTPTSADIDKSGIITGMEAVLLGFALSIDAFGAGIGAAALGFSPVPMSITVAVMSSLFVFFGMKSGRFLSKWNWMDKLTFLPGILLIMIGIWKL; this is translated from the coding sequence CGGATTAACCTATGGTTTGCGAAAGCTGAAAATTCCTTTTAAAGCGATATTGATCATCGCTTTTTGTTCGGGCGCCGTTATGCTGACTGCTATGATGATCGGATCGCTTTTGGAGAAGTTCCTCCCCGTTGTTGTAACGGAAAGGCTCGGCGCCGTTATTTTAATGGGGATCGGCGCTTGGGTGCTGTACCAATTTTTCAGGCCGGAGAAAGAGCAGGAAGTTGCCATTTCGAAAAAAACCTTGTTGAACCTTGAATTGAAATCCCTGGGAATCGTCATTCATATTTTAAGAACGCCGACAAGCGCCGATATTGATAAATCGGGAATCATTACCGGCATGGAAGCGGTACTGCTCGGCTTCGCTTTATCGATTGACGCCTTTGGCGCAGGGATCGGAGCAGCGGCACTCGGTTTTTCACCGGTTCCGATGAGCATAACCGTAGCCGTGATGAGTTCATTATTTGTCTTTTTTGGCATGAAGTCAGGCCGTTTTTTATCAAAATGGAACTGGATGGATAAACTGACTTTCCTTCCCGGTATATTGCTGATCATGATCGGAATTTGGAAACTGTAA